In Dyadobacter subterraneus, a single genomic region encodes these proteins:
- a CDS encoding acyl carrier protein, translated as MNDQLRALLAVNSGLPFTSITEDSNLSKDLGLDSLDTVDLVLQMEDMFKIAIPDEEYQELQTVKQFSDYLLKKRAEA; from the coding sequence ATGAACGATCAACTCAGAGCACTTCTGGCCGTCAATTCCGGCCTTCCTTTTACATCCATTACTGAGGATTCAAATCTTTCAAAAGATCTTGGTCTTGATAGTCTCGATACTGTCGATCTGGTTTTACAAATGGAAGATATGTTCAAAATCGCTATTCCCGATGAAGAATACCAGGAGCTTCAAACGGTTAAACAGTTTTCGGATTATTTATTGAAAAAGAGAGCAGAAGCTTAA
- a CDS encoding AI-2E family transporter, whose translation MIRVTPFYTRLAHILISIICLFYIAIIGRTLLAPLIFALLFSLLLLPFSVYLETKLRLPRWASSLIALLSLILAIVSIMTILGSQLTALAQDWPAFKSQVLTGTADLQKWISMRFHVDSTQQMSYINDSAAKALNTGTTLLGHTLLSVSSVIFFLLFTFLYTFFILLHRRLLLRFIVSLFSEEQSIIVYDVVSQIQYIVKKYIAGLFLQMIIVTGLAVAAFTILGIKYGFLLGLITGIFNLIPYIGILTALLLAILITFATSTSSHILFVIAAIVVIHLIDSNYIMPKIVGSKVKINTLIALIGLVLGEMIWGITGMFLSIPVIAIIKVIFDRVEGLKPWGMVLGDDDSHPDKPALEEFQKDEKNKANPVSNQP comes from the coding sequence ATGATACGCGTCACCCCTTTTTATACCCGGTTAGCACACATTCTAATCAGTATTATTTGTCTTTTTTATATCGCTATCATCGGGCGCACACTACTGGCTCCCCTGATTTTTGCCTTGTTATTTTCTTTGCTGCTTCTTCCTTTTTCTGTGTATCTGGAAACCAAGCTGCGTTTACCTAGATGGGCTTCATCTCTTATTGCGTTGCTTTCACTTATTTTGGCCATTGTCAGCATCATGACCATTCTAGGATCACAACTTACTGCACTGGCACAAGACTGGCCGGCTTTTAAGTCACAGGTTCTTACCGGTACAGCGGATCTGCAAAAGTGGATTTCTATGAGATTCCATGTGGATAGTACCCAGCAAATGAGTTATATAAACGATTCTGCGGCAAAGGCTTTAAATACCGGTACAACATTGCTGGGCCACACGCTACTTTCTGTTTCATCGGTAATTTTCTTTTTGCTGTTTACATTTCTCTATACTTTTTTTATCCTCTTGCACAGGCGTTTGCTGCTTCGCTTTATTGTTTCATTATTCAGTGAAGAGCAAAGCATTATCGTTTATGACGTTGTCAGTCAGATTCAATATATTGTCAAAAAATACATTGCCGGTTTGTTTCTTCAAATGATCATTGTAACCGGTTTGGCTGTCGCTGCATTTACGATTCTTGGAATCAAATATGGTTTTTTATTAGGCCTGATCACAGGTATTTTCAACTTGATACCCTATATCGGAATTTTGACAGCTTTGCTGCTTGCCATTTTGATAACCTTCGCCACATCCACTTCCAGTCACATTTTGTTTGTAATAGCTGCCATTGTGGTTATACACCTGATTGACAGCAATTACATTATGCCTAAAATTGTTGGTTCAAAAGTGAAAATAAATACGCTGATCGCGTTGATCGGGCTGGTACTTGGGGAGATGATCTGGGGAATCACGGGAATGTTTCTATCCATTCCGGTCATTGCAATTATCAAGGTAATCTTTGACCGTGTTGAAGGGTTGAAACCATGGGGTATGGTTCTGGGTGACGATGATAGTCATCCCGACAAACCTGCCCTAGAGGAATTTCAGAAAGACGAAAAAAATAAGGCTAACCCGGTATCGAATCAGCCCTAA
- a CDS encoding PepSY-associated TM helix domain-containing protein: MKSKYTFRKLVDDLHLWVGLPSAIILFIMCLTGTVYAFRVDITHFLDTDKFTINAENKSPMPMAALTAKVEAEIKGKISNIQIPENKSEAWTIALNVPEKEKSGEKEVKTRKEDVKASMKKGISEKKEEPKGKSVSYFVNPYNGKILGDAQTSSLTFFATTLKIHRWLLLDKKIGGVITGTAAMMMIFLQITGLILWFPAKIKSWKKSGSWSPGFKIKTDATFKRVNFDLHKTLGFYAFVFVTIMAVTGPYFTFDWYKEGFTKAMGVKKSENPVSKIPGNSTYIPMETVLANANKVYTYPGNIRINMPADSVGTYAVLKSQSGFFTLAAIDRVYFDQYTGNMVKLEKYTDKTLGEKIVSSVKFIHTGELFGTFSKLLYFIACLLATSLPVSGFLIWYNKGKKEPKKGKVRSKVLVTQD, from the coding sequence ATGAAAAGCAAATACACTTTTAGAAAACTTGTTGATGATTTACATCTCTGGGTAGGACTTCCGAGTGCGATCATTCTTTTCATCATGTGTTTGACGGGTACAGTCTATGCTTTCCGAGTTGATATCACCCATTTTCTGGATACAGATAAATTTACTATTAATGCCGAAAATAAAAGTCCGATGCCCATGGCTGCTCTGACAGCAAAAGTTGAGGCGGAGATCAAAGGAAAAATAAGCAATATCCAGATTCCTGAAAATAAATCCGAAGCCTGGACCATCGCGCTGAATGTTCCGGAGAAAGAAAAGTCGGGTGAAAAAGAGGTAAAAACCAGGAAGGAAGACGTTAAAGCGTCAATGAAAAAGGGCATTTCTGAGAAAAAGGAGGAGCCAAAAGGGAAATCGGTAAGTTATTTTGTCAATCCTTATAATGGAAAAATCCTTGGCGATGCGCAGACATCTTCTCTAACTTTTTTCGCCACAACGTTAAAAATACACAGATGGCTGTTATTGGATAAAAAAATTGGCGGGGTTATAACCGGAACCGCTGCCATGATGATGATTTTTCTCCAAATTACAGGATTGATTCTATGGTTTCCGGCCAAGATTAAAAGCTGGAAAAAATCGGGAAGCTGGTCACCCGGATTTAAGATCAAAACGGATGCAACTTTTAAAAGAGTCAATTTCGATTTGCACAAAACGCTGGGATTTTACGCCTTTGTTTTTGTAACAATAATGGCGGTAACCGGTCCCTATTTCACTTTTGATTGGTACAAAGAAGGTTTTACAAAAGCGATGGGCGTGAAGAAAAGTGAAAATCCGGTTTCCAAAATACCTGGAAATAGTACATACATACCGATGGAGACAGTTCTGGCAAATGCCAATAAAGTCTATACTTACCCGGGAAACATCCGGATCAATATGCCTGCTGATTCAGTTGGTACCTATGCGGTTCTCAAAAGTCAGAGTGGGTTTTTCACACTTGCAGCTATTGACAGGGTTTATTTTGATCAGTATACCGGAAATATGGTGAAACTGGAAAAGTATACTGACAAGACACTGGGTGAAAAAATAGTTTCATCGGTGAAGTTTATTCACACGGGAGAATTGTTTGGCACATTTTCTAAATTGCTATATTTCATTGCCTGTCTTCTGGCGACATCGTTGCCAGTTTCCGGTTTTTTGATATGGTATAACAAAGGCAAAAAAGAACCGAAAAAAGGGAAAGTGAGATCAAAAGTTTTGGTCACCCAGGATTAA
- a CDS encoding MFS transporter: MKQPLAPKRWFRIIPIVFITYSLAYLDRANFGFAVAGGMAGDLHIDKSMSSLLGALFFLGYFFFQIPGAHYAASKSAKKLIFISLILWGALAAATGMVNNVSSLIAIRFMLGVVESAVMPSMLILLSQWFTKKERSRANTFLILGNPVTVLWMSVLSGYLIDSMGWRWMFIIQGVPGIIWAFIWWKMIDEKPKDASWLSEDDKQAVEKQLGEEQIGIKPVKNYAEAFKSTTVILLCFQYLLWSLGVYGFVMWLPSIIKAAPDMDIVKTGWLSSVPYLLAIIGMLATSYFSDKTLNRKIFIWPFLLAASVAFFFSYLIGPDHFWISFILLVIAGGALYAPYGPFFAVITEILPKNVAGGALGLINSIGALGSFIGSYLVGYLNGKTGSFDASYILMAVALLFSTLITIAVIKALENKIIKDISTH, encoded by the coding sequence ATGAAGCAGCCCCTGGCTCCGAAGCGATGGTTCAGAATTATTCCTATTGTATTTATAACATACAGTCTTGCCTATCTTGACCGGGCCAATTTTGGTTTTGCCGTTGCCGGTGGTATGGCAGGCGATCTTCATATTGACAAATCCATGTCGTCTCTTTTGGGGGCATTGTTTTTTTTGGGATACTTCTTCTTTCAAATTCCGGGTGCACATTATGCGGCCAGTAAAAGTGCAAAAAAACTAATTTTTATCTCGCTGATTCTCTGGGGTGCTTTGGCAGCAGCAACGGGAATGGTAAACAATGTAAGTTCATTGATTGCGATCCGATTTATGCTTGGGGTGGTAGAAAGTGCAGTGATGCCTTCCATGCTTATTTTGTTAAGCCAATGGTTCACAAAAAAGGAGCGATCAAGAGCCAATACTTTTCTAATTTTGGGAAATCCGGTTACTGTTTTATGGATGTCGGTGCTCTCCGGTTACCTGATAGATTCAATGGGCTGGCGATGGATGTTTATCATTCAGGGCGTTCCAGGAATAATCTGGGCATTTATCTGGTGGAAAATGATTGATGAAAAACCCAAGGATGCTAGCTGGCTGAGCGAAGACGATAAACAGGCCGTAGAAAAACAGCTTGGTGAAGAACAAATCGGTATTAAACCTGTAAAAAATTACGCTGAGGCATTTAAATCAACCACCGTAATACTGCTTTGCTTCCAATATTTACTTTGGAGTCTGGGCGTCTACGGATTTGTGATGTGGCTTCCATCTATCATCAAAGCCGCGCCAGACATGGATATTGTGAAAACAGGCTGGCTATCTTCTGTTCCTTATCTGCTCGCCATCATAGGTATGCTCGCCACTTCGTATTTTTCAGATAAAACGCTTAACCGGAAAATATTCATCTGGCCATTTTTACTGGCTGCGTCGGTTGCATTCTTTTTTTCCTACCTCATTGGTCCGGATCATTTCTGGATATCGTTTATACTTTTGGTAATTGCCGGCGGTGCATTGTATGCTCCTTACGGACCGTTTTTTGCGGTTATTACAGAAATACTTCCGAAAAATGTTGCCGGTGGTGCATTGGGACTTATTAATAGTATTGGAGCGCTGGGGTCATTTATAGGATCTTATCTTGTAGGATATCTGAATGGTAAAACAGGCAGCTTCGACGCATCTTATATTCTAATGGCCGTGGCCTTACTGTTTTCGACCTTGATAACAATCGCTGTGATTAAGGCTCTTGAAAATAAAATTATTAAAGACATCTCTACCCACTAA
- a CDS encoding NrtR DNA-binding winged helix domain-containing protein: MEKVLLKSVASKSAKKSQTVQIENDTAPVRLPVKLSAVIFSFFENELYVLLTKENPHLTEGAWTIPSRLLHYSEELDTTASGMLFELTNQKTSSTELLEVSVCNSTESDQIMSVSYFSCVRMEEKNAFKLKQSHVKWQKLARLAGLNFDGHNLINNARVHLQYNATLRPFCFDFLPEYFTIPQVQKVYETIFGVTFDRRNFSKKLLATGLLLDSGFKVDVVVTNKAKLYRLDKDKYTREFCQLSNFVHSNVRQLPFL; the protein is encoded by the coding sequence ATGGAAAAAGTATTATTGAAATCAGTGGCTTCTAAATCTGCCAAAAAGTCACAAACAGTACAAATTGAAAACGATACTGCGCCAGTGCGTCTGCCGGTCAAATTAAGTGCTGTAATTTTTAGCTTCTTCGAAAATGAGCTTTATGTATTGCTGACAAAGGAAAATCCGCACCTTACAGAGGGCGCGTGGACAATCCCTTCCAGATTACTTCATTATTCGGAAGAACTGGATACTACCGCGTCAGGAATGCTTTTCGAACTTACCAATCAGAAAACCTCCAGTACAGAATTGCTGGAAGTAAGCGTTTGTAATTCCACTGAAAGTGATCAGATTATGTCTGTCAGTTATTTTTCATGTGTGAGAATGGAGGAGAAAAATGCTTTTAAATTAAAGCAATCTCATGTAAAATGGCAAAAACTGGCAAGGCTGGCCGGGTTAAATTTTGATGGGCATAATCTTATAAATAATGCAAGGGTTCATTTGCAATACAATGCCACGCTGCGGCCTTTTTGTTTTGATTTTCTGCCTGAATATTTTACGATACCACAGGTTCAGAAAGTCTACGAAACTATTTTTGGAGTCACTTTTGACCGGAGGAATTTCAGTAAAAAACTCCTGGCAACCGGTTTGCTGCTGGATTCTGGTTTCAAGGTGGATGTTGTTGTTACGAACAAAGCGAAATTGTACCGACTGGATAAGGACAAATACACAAGGGAATTTTGTCAGTTAAGCAATTTCGTTCATTCTAACGTCAGACAATTACCGTTCCTATAA